In Ignavibacteriales bacterium, a single genomic region encodes these proteins:
- a CDS encoding amidohydrolase family protein, which produces MKKLATIVLLLFAMQVGIAQGSVTAVKCGKLIDGKSDAAIENAVILIEGNKIKEVGKDVSIPTNAKVIDLSNATVMPGLIDAHTHILLQGDITNDDYAVQILKESIPYRALRASLSCKTSLLNGFTTLRDLGTEGGMYADVDLKKAINNGIIVGPRLFVAGRAINSTGHYLLSNREYTWEWKVPKGLIEITGANEARRAVREEISYGADWIKIYVDRSYYQLPDGSYRSLQNFTQEELSALGDETAMHRKKMSAHAVTRDGIIPAIKAGAASVEHGFGIDDDCIKLMIEKGIYWCPTIHVNEFVAEGRAAVGSMMNKTFSRTLPATFNKALKAGVKIAFGTDAGGFDWTENEAKEFSYMVKWGMTPMQAIKSATAVAAELLDMKGKIGEISPGAFADIVASKDDPLKNISVLEHIGFVMKDGKVYKDEASKK; this is translated from the coding sequence ATGAAGAAACTCGCCACCATCGTTCTCCTGCTGTTCGCTATGCAGGTGGGGATCGCTCAAGGCTCCGTCACTGCGGTCAAATGCGGAAAACTGATCGACGGGAAATCGGATGCGGCAATCGAGAATGCCGTCATTCTTATTGAGGGGAACAAGATCAAAGAAGTCGGGAAGGACGTTTCCATTCCGACAAATGCCAAAGTGATCGACCTTTCGAACGCGACCGTGATGCCGGGGCTCATCGACGCACACACGCACATCCTCCTCCAGGGGGATATTACCAACGACGACTATGCCGTTCAGATTCTCAAGGAGTCCATACCGTACAGGGCGCTGCGTGCCTCGCTCTCCTGCAAGACCTCTCTTCTCAACGGATTCACGACCCTGCGTGACCTGGGTACTGAAGGGGGAATGTATGCGGATGTCGACCTGAAGAAGGCGATCAACAACGGAATCATTGTCGGTCCACGCCTCTTTGTGGCAGGGCGAGCCATCAACTCAACGGGGCACTACCTGCTCTCGAACAGAGAGTACACATGGGAGTGGAAAGTACCGAAGGGACTTATCGAGATTACGGGGGCGAATGAAGCACGACGTGCGGTCCGCGAAGAAATCTCCTATGGGGCCGATTGGATCAAGATCTATGTGGATCGAAGTTACTACCAGCTGCCCGACGGATCGTACCGCAGCCTGCAGAACTTCACGCAGGAGGAACTCAGCGCACTCGGCGACGAAACAGCGATGCACCGCAAGAAAATGTCAGCGCACGCCGTGACGCGGGACGGTATTATTCCTGCGATCAAAGCAGGTGCTGCCTCTGTGGAGCATGGGTTCGGCATCGACGACGACTGCATCAAGCTGATGATCGAGAAGGGGATCTACTGGTGTCCGACGATCCACGTCAACGAATTTGTCGCTGAGGGGCGTGCGGCCGTGGGCAGCATGATGAACAAGACGTTCTCCCGGACTCTGCCGGCAACATTCAACAAGGCTCTCAAGGCAGGCGTCAAGATTGCCTTCGGCACCGATGCTGGAGGTTTCGACTGGACCGAAAACGAAGCGAAGGAGTTTTCGTATATGGTGAAGTGGGGGATGACTCCGATGCAGGCGATCAAGTCTGCGACGGCCGTCGCAGCCGAGCTCCTCGACATGAAGGGAAAAATCGGCGAGATCTCCCCCGGAGCCTTCGCAGACATCGTCGCCTCGAAAGATGATCCGCTGAAGAATATCAGCGTCCTCGAGCACATCGGGTTCGTGATGAAGGATGGGAAGGTGTACAAAGATGAAGCAAGCAAGAAGTAG